From Raphanus sativus cultivar WK10039 unplaced genomic scaffold, ASM80110v3 Scaffold1873, whole genome shotgun sequence, the proteins below share one genomic window:
- the LOC130504896 gene encoding F-box/kelch-repeat protein At4g39560-like encodes MKNPCNAEEEPSRTKKLKLSFSSPSGLSMLPDEMALSCLARVSRSDHASLSLLSKWHRSVVGSPELYDFRSLLGFTENRIYLCLRIPPDPNPRWFTLSPKTPLNRRLVPVRSYFYQPPEASCMVAHGCGIYIMGGRIGGRATSSVLFLDCRSHTWSTLPSMGMARYSAVAGVVDGKIYVLGGCDGWESGKWGEVFDPWQQTWDALPMPPPQCDYPLVCESIVIEEEKLVVMNGSGVCLSYKPSDGKWKKGYSDISGIKRCWHVIENVVYCSLSGGRILWCEPSELEWNVKMEWREVMGLEALRDTLAASKLVNYGGRVSDQWEICRRSEQMLGTMENDEIFPGHKLSNSGPNMLIFWDVLAPHKLEIWCAEISLERRKKTCEIIGNIVWSEAVMTLDPPPHQHHSSVFLMYWSGDTKYHDLAATPFCT; translated from the coding sequence ATGAAGAATCCATGCAACGCTGAGGAAGAACCATCGCGTACGAAGAAACTGAAGCTGTCTTTCTCGTCTCCGAGTGGGTTATCTATGTTGCCGGATGAGATGGCACTCAGTTGCTTGGCCCGCGTCTCAAGATCGGACCATGCTTCCTTATCCCTCCTCTCCAAGTGGCACCGTTCAGTAGTGGGTTCGCCTGAGCTGTACGACTTCCGATCCCTTTTGGGCTTCACCGAAAACCGTATCTATCTATGCTTACGCATCCCTCCAGACCCAAACCCCCGCTGGTTCACCCTCTCCCCAAAAACCCCCCTTAACCGACGGCTTGTCCCAGTGCGATCTTATTTTTACCAGCCTCCGGAAGCATCTTGCATGGTGGCTCATGGTTGTGGGATCTACATCATGGGTGGTAGGATTGGCGGGAGAGCCACGTCGAGTGTATTGTTTCTGGATTGTAGATCTCACACGTGGAGCACTCTCCCCTCCATGGGGATGGCTCGATATTCAGCCGTGGCTGGCGTGGTGGACGGGAAAATATACGTGTTGGGAGGGTGCGATGGCTGGGAGTCCGGCAAGTGGGGAGAGGTCTTCGACCCATGGCAGCAAACTTGGGATGCCCTGCCGATGCCACCGCCTCAGTGTGATTATCCCTTAGTGTGCGAAAGCATAGTTATCGAGGAAGAGAAGTTGGTTGTTATGAATGGCTCAGGGGTATGTTTATCCTACAAACCAAGTGATGGCAAATGGAAAAAAGGGTATAGTGATATCTCCGGAATAAAAAGGTGTTGGCATGTGATAGAGAATGTAGTGTACTGCAGTTTAAGTGGTGGGCGGATTTTGTGGTGTGAGCCAAGTGAACTGGAGTGGAATGTAAAGATGGAGTGGAGAGAAGTGATGGGCTTGGAGGCTCTCAGGGATACTCTCGCTGCCTCCAAGCTGGTTAACTATGGTGGACGGGTGTCGGATCAGTGGGAGATATGTAGAAGATCGGAACAGATGTTAGGGACAATGGAAAATGATGAAATATTTCCCGGGCACAAACTAAGCAACTCTGGTCCCAACATGTTAATCTTCTGGGACGTGCTTGCTCCTCATAAGTTGGAGATTTGGTGTGCTGAGATCTCTCTCGAGAGACGCAAGAAGACATGCGAGATTATAGGAAACATCGTGTGGTCAGAAGCTGTCATGACACTTGATCCTCCTCCACATCAGCATCACT